From a single Cyclobacterium marinum DSM 745 genomic region:
- a CDS encoding TonB-dependent receptor — MIRICISAILLLLSQWAIAQNNIQGLITDAENNTPLEGATIYLEGTSKGTVTDENGAFQLMNLKQKSASLRVSFIGFSSQTIKVSLPQQGQLVVALEPIAITAEEFIVSGTRASETTPTTFQVIDKETIGKDNLGQDLPLLLNYTPSIVTHSDAGTGVGYTGLRIRGTDQTRINVTVNGIPLNDAESHGVFWVNMPDFASSVDNIQIQRGVGTSTNGAATFGASLNIQTDTKKEEAYAETDNSYGSFNTRKHTIKAGTGLINDRWAVDARLSQVTSDGYIDRAFSNLKSYFVSGGYYGEKHVVKVNIFAGAEKTYQAWYGVPENLLATNRTYNSYTYDNETDNYQQNHYQFIYAGTLSDNLKANFALHYTAGQGYYEQFREDDDLADYGINPIQIGDQQINSTDIIRRRWLDNDFYGAVFSLNYVSSDGRLDAILGGGANRYDGDHFGEIIWMDIAGNTNIRDKYYNNVAVKDDRNVYMKATYEVRERLYLFGDLQVRGIDYSFNGKNNDQRDVSGQQSYTFFNPKFGLSYESGNGKTLYASYAVANREPVRSDFTDSPISEIPRPEKLNNVEAGIRVKQSNFQYNANFYYMGYKDQLVLTGQLNDVGAYIRENVASSYRAGIELDAAVVLSPQWTLGGNVAFSRNKIDSYTEYSDVYDENWAFTGQESITYNNTDIAFSPDVVGSAIIDFKPIKNLELSLLNKYVGQQFLDNAQQEDRSLDAYWTTDFRFVYTWNPGFLKEVVFSGKVNNVFDKLYEPNGYTFGYFVPNSEGQGMQRVAENYYYPMAGTNFMAGISIRF; from the coding sequence ATGATTCGTATTTGTATTTCAGCAATACTCTTATTGCTGAGCCAATGGGCTATTGCCCAAAATAATATTCAGGGTTTAATTACTGACGCTGAGAATAATACACCTTTAGAAGGTGCGACTATCTATCTGGAAGGTACCTCCAAAGGGACAGTTACTGATGAAAATGGTGCCTTTCAGTTAATGAATCTGAAGCAAAAGTCCGCAAGTCTTCGTGTTTCATTTATAGGCTTTTCCTCCCAAACAATAAAGGTCAGCCTCCCTCAACAGGGACAGCTTGTAGTGGCTCTTGAACCTATTGCCATTACTGCTGAGGAGTTTATTGTGTCCGGAACACGGGCTTCAGAAACAACTCCTACAACCTTTCAGGTGATTGACAAGGAAACAATTGGGAAGGATAATTTGGGCCAGGATTTACCTTTATTGCTAAATTACACCCCTTCTATTGTGACGCATTCTGATGCCGGTACGGGAGTAGGGTACACCGGTTTGCGAATTAGGGGGACGGATCAGACAAGGATCAATGTCACTGTAAATGGTATTCCCCTAAATGATGCCGAATCGCATGGGGTGTTTTGGGTTAATATGCCTGATTTTGCTTCCTCAGTAGACAATATTCAAATACAAAGAGGTGTAGGAACATCTACCAACGGAGCGGCCACCTTTGGAGCCAGCTTAAATATTCAGACCGATACAAAGAAAGAAGAAGCCTATGCCGAAACAGACAATTCCTACGGTTCTTTCAATACCCGCAAGCATACCATAAAAGCAGGTACAGGATTGATCAATGACAGATGGGCTGTAGATGCTCGCCTTTCGCAGGTAACATCTGATGGATATATAGACAGGGCTTTTTCTAACCTTAAATCCTATTTTGTTTCCGGAGGATATTATGGAGAGAAGCATGTGGTAAAGGTGAATATCTTTGCCGGTGCAGAAAAAACCTACCAAGCTTGGTATGGGGTTCCTGAAAATTTGTTGGCCACCAACCGAACTTACAATTCGTATACTTACGATAACGAAACAGACAATTACCAGCAAAATCATTATCAGTTTATATATGCGGGAACACTTTCAGACAACTTAAAAGCGAATTTTGCTTTACATTATACTGCCGGTCAGGGTTATTATGAGCAATTTAGAGAAGATGATGACTTGGCAGATTATGGTATTAACCCAATACAAATAGGCGATCAACAAATTAATAGTACGGATATTATCCGAAGGAGATGGTTAGACAATGACTTTTATGGTGCTGTTTTCTCCTTAAATTATGTGTCATCAGACGGAAGGTTGGATGCCATTCTAGGTGGAGGAGCCAATCGCTATGATGGAGATCACTTTGGTGAAATTATTTGGATGGACATTGCTGGGAATACCAATATTCGGGACAAATACTATAACAATGTGGCGGTAAAAGATGATCGAAACGTTTATATGAAAGCCACTTATGAAGTGAGGGAAAGACTTTACCTATTTGGAGACCTTCAAGTGAGAGGGATTGATTATTCTTTTAATGGAAAAAATAATGACCAAAGAGATGTAAGTGGACAGCAATCTTATACTTTTTTTAATCCTAAATTTGGACTTTCATATGAAAGTGGCAATGGAAAAACCTTATATGCCTCCTATGCCGTAGCCAATAGAGAACCTGTAAGAAGTGATTTTACTGATTCTCCAATATCTGAAATTCCAAGGCCTGAAAAGCTAAATAATGTGGAAGCCGGAATAAGGGTTAAGCAATCTAACTTTCAGTACAATGCCAATTTTTACTATATGGGCTATAAAGACCAGTTGGTACTGACAGGTCAACTAAACGATGTAGGAGCTTATATCAGAGAAAATGTTGCCAGTAGCTATAGAGCAGGAATAGAACTTGATGCAGCAGTGGTGCTTTCTCCACAATGGACTTTGGGTGGTAATGTTGCATTCAGTCGGAATAAAATTGATAGTTATACGGAATACAGCGATGTGTATGATGAAAACTGGGCTTTTACCGGTCAGGAAAGCATCACCTATAACAATACTGACATCGCCTTTTCTCCTGATGTAGTCGGAAGTGCTATTATTGATTTCAAGCCTATAAAAAATCTTGAATTGAGCCTGCTTAATAAATATGTAGGTCAGCAATTTCTGGACAATGCCCAGCAAGAGGATAGAAGCCTTGATGCTTATTGGACGACTGACTTCAGGTTTGTTTATACCTGGAATCCCGGATTTTTAAAGGAGGTGGTATTTTCCGGGAAGGTGAATAATGTATTCGATAAACTTTACGAACCCAATGGCTACACCTTTGGCTATTTTGTCCCCAACAGTGAAGGACAGGGGATGCAAAGAGTAGCTGAGAATTATTATTACCCCATGGCAGGCACCAACTTTATGGCAGGAATATCCATCCGCTTTTAA
- a CDS encoding fatty acid desaturase family protein, with the protein MATPKFSRPKITFHQDLKLRVGEYFKSQNIARSGNIDLFIKAGIMVVSFLLLYVHLVFFTPHWILGLIECLILGALTAFIGFNVMHDGAHGSFSDKPWVNSLAGMSINFLGANVFMWKTKHNVVHHSYTNVDGVDDDLNARPFLRLSPSQKKFKIHQFQHYYFILTYSLLYLYWVFFTDYKKYVTRRVGIVPIQKMKLSDHISFWGFKALHLMLFIAIPVYMMGWVPWLIGFLVYSLFAGLLLTLVFQLAHSLEETAFPVPEPVSNCLEDEWMIHQIRTTANFATGYKLLTWFLGGLNYQIEHHLFPKVSHIHYPALSKIIKETCKDYNIPYLEHQKLRWAFRSHFRHLKILGTA; encoded by the coding sequence ATGGCTACGCCAAAATTTTCCAGACCTAAAATAACCTTCCACCAAGACTTAAAACTAAGAGTTGGAGAATATTTTAAATCTCAAAACATTGCCCGATCAGGGAATATTGACCTTTTTATAAAGGCAGGCATCATGGTTGTGTCTTTTCTTTTGCTTTATGTTCATTTGGTGTTTTTCACACCACATTGGATTTTAGGCTTAATTGAATGCCTGATATTAGGTGCCTTGACAGCTTTTATTGGATTTAATGTGATGCACGATGGAGCTCATGGGAGCTTTAGTGACAAGCCATGGGTCAATTCTTTAGCGGGTATGTCCATTAATTTTCTTGGTGCCAATGTGTTCATGTGGAAGACCAAACACAATGTGGTCCATCATTCCTATACCAATGTAGATGGGGTTGATGACGACTTGAACGCAAGGCCTTTCTTACGTCTTTCTCCTAGTCAAAAGAAATTCAAAATTCATCAATTTCAACATTACTATTTCATTTTAACTTATTCCCTATTGTACCTTTATTGGGTGTTTTTCACAGATTATAAAAAATATGTAACGAGAAGGGTGGGGATAGTACCTATACAAAAAATGAAACTATCTGATCATATCAGTTTTTGGGGCTTTAAAGCTTTGCATTTGATGCTTTTTATTGCCATTCCGGTATACATGATGGGTTGGGTGCCATGGTTAATTGGCTTTTTGGTATACAGCCTTTTTGCCGGTTTATTGTTGACTTTGGTATTTCAACTGGCTCATAGCCTTGAAGAAACAGCTTTTCCCGTTCCTGAGCCGGTGTCCAATTGTCTGGAAGACGAATGGATGATCCATCAAATTAGAACCACGGCTAATTTTGCCACAGGTTATAAATTATTAACATGGTTTTTGGGAGGCTTGAATTACCAAATTGAGCATCATTTGTTTCCAAAGGTATCCCATATCCATTATCCTGCACTAAGTAAAATCATTAAGGAAACATGCAAGGATTATAACATTCCATACCTTGAGCATCAAAAATTAAGATGGGCGTTTAGGTCTCATTTTCGTCATTTGAAAATCTTGGGAACTGCATAA
- the gldD gene encoding gliding motility lipoprotein GldD, giving the protein MFFLKKLYQNPALAICWLALVVMGACSEDYLPKPTGYNRIDLPERDFVSLNKNLPYDFEHSAYAQIERDSFNLDEETWTNVHYPGLEARVHLTYKEINGDEELFKTYLNDAMSLTFKHQVKAYGIDEAVLMTPKGYSGFVSELSGEVPTQFQFFVTDSTQHFLRGALYFQTAVKNDSLAPIIEYIKVDMMHLMNTLSFENVRLK; this is encoded by the coding sequence ATGTTTTTTTTAAAAAAACTATATCAAAATCCCGCTTTGGCCATTTGTTGGTTAGCCTTAGTAGTGATGGGGGCATGTAGCGAAGACTACCTTCCCAAACCTACAGGCTATAACCGCATTGATTTACCGGAGCGGGATTTTGTTTCTCTAAATAAAAATTTGCCTTATGATTTTGAACATTCTGCCTATGCACAGATTGAACGAGACTCCTTTAACCTTGATGAAGAGACTTGGACCAATGTTCATTACCCAGGGCTTGAGGCCCGAGTGCACCTGACATACAAGGAAATCAATGGAGATGAAGAGTTGTTCAAAACTTATTTGAATGATGCAATGAGTTTGACCTTCAAACACCAGGTTAAAGCTTATGGAATCGATGAAGCTGTTTTAATGACACCCAAAGGCTATAGCGGCTTTGTCTCTGAACTAAGCGGGGAGGTGCCAACTCAATTTCAATTTTTTGTTACTGATTCCACACAACATTTTTTACGGGGAGCGTTATACTTCCAGACAGCAGTGAAAAATGATTCACTGGCACCCATAATTGAATACATCAAAGTTGATATGATGCATTTGATGAATACGCTTTCATTTGAAAATGTCAGATTAAAGTAG
- a CDS encoding nitroreductase family protein, producing MNSRPVFNIEEVNKVIRNRRSQFVAQFKENDPVEDGIIKELLENANWAPTHKLTEPWRFVVFSGDGLKKLADYQSNLYKERSKKTGVFKESVYNKLKENPLKASHVIAIGMKRDLRANLPEMEEISSVAMAVQNMYLTASARGLAAYWSTGAPTFWPEAKGFFGLGDEDMLMGFFFVAKPVSDGWPEGKRSPLSDKVTWVKE from the coding sequence ATGAACAGCAGGCCTGTATTCAATATAGAAGAAGTCAATAAAGTTATACGCAACAGGAGGTCTCAGTTTGTGGCCCAGTTTAAGGAAAATGATCCTGTTGAAGATGGGATCATCAAGGAGCTTTTGGAGAATGCCAATTGGGCACCTACCCATAAGCTTACAGAGCCTTGGCGCTTTGTTGTTTTCTCTGGCGATGGCTTAAAAAAATTAGCCGATTATCAGTCCAATTTATACAAGGAGCGTAGTAAAAAGACTGGGGTTTTCAAAGAATCGGTATACAATAAGCTGAAAGAAAACCCATTGAAAGCTTCTCATGTAATTGCAATTGGCATGAAGAGAGACTTGCGGGCAAACCTTCCCGAAATGGAGGAAATTTCATCTGTAGCTATGGCTGTTCAGAACATGTACTTAACTGCAAGCGCTAGAGGGTTAGCAGCTTATTGGAGTACAGGGGCTCCTACTTTTTGGCCGGAAGCAAAGGGCTTTTTTGGCTTGGGTGACGAAGACATGCTGATGGGCTTCTTTTTTGTAGCCAAGCCGGTATCGGATGGTTGGCCGGAAGGGAAGAGAAGTCCGCTATCTGATAAAGTGACCTGGGTAAAAGAATAA
- a CDS encoding TonB-dependent receptor domain-containing protein yields MKLRLQLLLILLLPMGLFAQTNIKVLDADSQEPVSFVTVKVDTRKAVTANEQGELTVDLTEPSNLLFSHIAFVDQMVLIPASGEVTVYLERGENALTEVLVSSFESERPLLEQAAGIARVAEAELYRFNETSLVQAFNTKPGIRIEERAPASYRVSIRGSSLRAPFGVRNVKVYWNGMPFTAADGTTALNMLDLSNIQNTEIIKGPAGSIYGAGNGGVISFTSKESIDENKISAALSVGDFGLVRYRLGIDQKLENGGISVGYTSQKSDGYRDHTAMDREVVQVTGYYQPSKKQKLTTQILYSDLFYELPGALTADQLAENPQQARPGSAAMNASISQKSMFGTLSHDYRFNHNLDNKTSLYINTTDFENPFNTDYKKETQFSYGGRTSFTYDDIWANIPVRLIGGGEYQLSKTSALNFGNNGGQIDTIRFGDELLTTTSFLFQQLEAELTDNLLMTVGLSENFSSFDIARNIDAINGVPSNATRNFDLVVVPRVALSAKLNANSALHASISSGFSPPTIDEVRTNEGSINLDLEAEKGVNYELGYRSSFNKGKVNVDGSVFYFKLDETITTFVNEDGVVLFRNAGATNQKGVELMVDYALIRKQLGFVQEVKVTHSFTGHYFKFDEFMKGDDDYSGNDLTGVAPNTLVNQLDIKTKPGFYLNFTHQFVDDIPLNDANTVFQEAYHLMNSRVGWRGDVGNALDLEFYFGVQNLSNASYSLGNDLNPYGGRYFQPAAPRNFYGGIKVGLRY; encoded by the coding sequence ATGAAATTAAGATTACAACTATTATTAATATTGCTTCTTCCGATGGGGCTTTTCGCCCAGACGAATATTAAAGTTTTGGATGCTGATTCTCAAGAACCTGTGTCTTTTGTAACCGTAAAGGTAGACACCCGAAAAGCGGTAACCGCTAATGAGCAGGGCGAATTGACAGTGGATTTGACTGAGCCTTCTAATTTGCTTTTCTCACATATTGCCTTTGTTGATCAAATGGTTTTAATCCCCGCTTCCGGGGAGGTAACGGTATATTTGGAAAGGGGAGAAAATGCATTAACTGAAGTATTGGTAAGTTCATTTGAATCCGAAAGACCATTGTTGGAACAGGCTGCCGGTATAGCAAGGGTGGCTGAAGCAGAGCTGTATCGATTTAATGAAACTTCATTGGTTCAGGCTTTTAATACAAAGCCCGGTATTCGAATTGAAGAAAGAGCACCTGCAAGCTATAGGGTTTCCATTCGAGGAAGTTCTTTGCGTGCTCCTTTTGGGGTGAGAAATGTAAAAGTTTATTGGAATGGTATGCCATTTACTGCAGCTGATGGTACTACAGCATTGAACATGCTTGACTTATCCAATATTCAAAATACTGAAATAATTAAAGGCCCTGCAGGAAGTATCTATGGCGCCGGAAATGGTGGAGTTATCAGCTTTACCAGCAAGGAGTCCATAGATGAAAACAAAATAAGTGCAGCTCTTTCTGTGGGGGATTTTGGCTTGGTTCGATACCGTTTAGGAATTGATCAGAAATTGGAAAATGGTGGAATTTCTGTTGGCTATACCAGTCAAAAATCTGATGGATACAGAGACCATACAGCCATGGATAGAGAAGTTGTTCAAGTCACAGGTTATTATCAGCCTTCCAAGAAACAAAAGCTTACTACACAAATACTTTACTCTGACCTTTTCTATGAGTTGCCCGGAGCATTGACAGCAGATCAGCTGGCAGAGAATCCACAGCAGGCAAGGCCAGGGTCAGCTGCAATGAACGCCTCAATCAGTCAGAAATCCATGTTTGGTACCTTGTCTCATGATTACAGGTTTAACCATAATTTGGACAATAAGACTTCCCTTTATATCAATACTACTGATTTTGAAAATCCTTTCAACACAGATTACAAAAAGGAAACGCAGTTTAGCTACGGAGGTAGAACAAGCTTTACTTATGATGACATTTGGGCGAACATACCTGTAAGGCTTATTGGAGGTGGTGAATACCAGCTTTCAAAGACTTCAGCACTTAATTTCGGAAACAATGGAGGGCAAATTGATACCATCCGTTTTGGGGATGAGTTGCTGACCACCACTTCATTTCTTTTTCAACAACTTGAAGCAGAGCTTACCGACAATCTGCTTATGACTGTAGGTCTAAGTGAAAACTTTTCCAGTTTTGATATTGCCAGAAATATAGATGCGATCAACGGAGTGCCATCCAATGCCACGCGTAATTTTGATCTTGTAGTTGTCCCTAGAGTTGCCTTATCTGCAAAATTAAATGCCAATTCGGCCTTACATGCAAGCATTAGTTCAGGCTTTTCTCCCCCGACCATTGATGAAGTAAGAACCAATGAAGGGTCTATTAATTTGGATCTGGAAGCAGAAAAAGGGGTGAATTACGAACTGGGCTACCGTTCCAGTTTCAACAAAGGAAAGGTAAATGTAGACGGGTCTGTATTTTATTTTAAATTGGATGAAACCATCACCACCTTCGTTAATGAAGATGGGGTTGTCCTTTTCAGAAATGCAGGAGCCACCAATCAAAAAGGTGTTGAGTTAATGGTTGATTATGCTTTGATTAGAAAACAATTAGGTTTTGTTCAGGAAGTTAAAGTTACCCATTCTTTTACCGGACATTATTTCAAATTTGATGAATTTATGAAGGGCGATGATGATTATAGTGGAAATGACCTTACCGGCGTAGCTCCTAATACTTTGGTCAATCAGCTAGATATCAAAACTAAGCCCGGTTTTTATTTGAATTTCACTCATCAATTTGTAGATGATATTCCTTTGAATGATGCCAATACGGTATTTCAGGAGGCTTACCATTTGATGAATTCAAGAGTAGGTTGGAGAGGTGATGTAGGAAATGCCCTTGATCTCGAGTTTTATTTTGGGGTACAGAATTTGAGCAATGCGAGTTATAGCCTTGGCAATGATCTGAATCCATATGGCGGAAGGTATTTCCAACCGGCAGCACCAAGAAACTTTTATGGGGGGATTAAGGTTGGACTAAGATATTAA
- a CDS encoding gluconate 2-dehydrogenase subunit 3 family protein: protein MDRRSAMKQLAILTGGAVLMPACNFSEESILQAYQNLQITQSDHALLSQVTNTIFPGTTLKKAEELMIPDFVLLMSNDCLNADQQNGFVKGLKGWEDFSKKTFGKAFSKMDQKEAEEAIIKGMALEGENDSEAGYTRQFLNTTKRFALQGYLNSEYFMTEIKPYELVPARFYGSKLIENA from the coding sequence ATGGATAGAAGATCCGCTATGAAGCAATTAGCGATTCTAACCGGAGGGGCGGTATTAATGCCTGCCTGCAACTTCAGTGAGGAATCCATTTTGCAAGCCTATCAAAACCTACAAATTACCCAAAGTGATCATGCTTTGTTGAGCCAAGTGACCAATACAATTTTTCCCGGCACCACACTCAAAAAAGCCGAAGAATTGATGATCCCGGACTTTGTTCTGCTTATGAGTAACGACTGTTTAAATGCAGATCAACAAAACGGTTTCGTAAAAGGGCTTAAAGGCTGGGAAGATTTTTCAAAGAAAACCTTTGGCAAAGCATTTTCTAAAATGGACCAAAAAGAGGCAGAAGAAGCTATAATAAAAGGAATGGCATTGGAAGGAGAGAATGATAGTGAAGCCGGCTATACCCGCCAATTCTTAAATACCACCAAACGTTTTGCCCTGCAGGGATACCTCAATTCTGAATATTTCATGACAGAAATAAAGCCATACGAACTGGTTCCTGCACGTTTTTATGGCAGTAAATTAATTGAAAACGCATAA
- a CDS encoding GMC oxidoreductase, whose translation MANLNIKSKKENSYDAIVIGSGISGGWAAKEFCEKGLNTLVLERGREVKHVKDYPTTNSMPWELEHRGGILESVKEENPVVSRCYAYKEDTKHFFVKDTEHPYVQEKPFDWIRGYQTGGKSLLWARQVQRWSDFDFEGPARDGFAVDWPIRYKDLAPWYSHVEKFIGVSGNKDGKPNLPDGEFLPPFELTAGEKYFKEFLRNNYPEREIVVARCAHITGNQEFYAKQGRTLCQNRTLCQRGCPFGGYFSSNSSTLPWAAKTGNLTMHHHAVVHSIIYDDAKGKATGVRVIDAQTKEMKEFYAEVIFVNASALNTNLILLNSTSSRFPNGLGNDSGVLGKYVAFHNYRAGISAEYDGLKEYTTEGRRPTSGYFPRFRNLHKQETNFLRGYAAGFSSGRSSYNDYSGIGDDLEKSMAKAPEYGPWRMGSHMMGETIPKEESQVSLDSELKDEWGIPQLKISMDYDDNDEAMIKDYLEQMSEMFEAAGFTNIRTRDDKRAPGLDIHEMGGARMGKEPKTSVLNKWNQVHACPNVYVTDGACMTSTSTQNPSLTYMAITARAVDHAVKTRGKS comes from the coding sequence ATGGCCAATTTGAATATAAAAAGCAAAAAAGAAAACAGCTATGATGCCATCGTCATCGGCTCCGGAATAAGTGGGGGCTGGGCTGCCAAAGAATTTTGTGAGAAGGGATTGAATACCCTGGTTCTTGAAAGAGGACGGGAAGTAAAGCATGTCAAAGATTACCCCACTACCAACAGCATGCCTTGGGAACTTGAGCACAGGGGAGGCATCCTCGAAAGTGTAAAAGAAGAAAATCCGGTGGTAAGCAGATGTTATGCATATAAAGAAGATACCAAACACTTCTTCGTAAAAGATACCGAACATCCCTATGTTCAAGAAAAACCATTTGACTGGATTCGTGGCTACCAAACCGGAGGAAAATCCCTACTTTGGGCCAGACAGGTGCAGCGTTGGAGTGATTTCGATTTTGAAGGTCCTGCCAGAGATGGATTTGCTGTGGACTGGCCCATCCGCTACAAAGACCTGGCGCCTTGGTACAGCCATGTAGAAAAATTCATCGGCGTTTCGGGTAACAAAGACGGTAAACCAAATTTGCCGGATGGAGAATTTTTGCCTCCATTTGAATTGACAGCCGGAGAAAAATATTTTAAGGAATTCCTGAGAAACAATTACCCGGAAAGGGAAATCGTTGTTGCACGCTGTGCACATATCACCGGAAACCAGGAATTCTATGCCAAACAAGGCAGAACCCTGTGTCAAAACAGAACCCTTTGCCAGCGAGGTTGTCCCTTTGGTGGATATTTCAGTAGCAATTCCTCCACGCTACCTTGGGCTGCCAAAACAGGCAACCTTACCATGCACCATCATGCAGTGGTGCACTCTATCATTTATGACGATGCCAAAGGTAAGGCCACGGGAGTAAGGGTAATCGATGCCCAAACCAAAGAGATGAAGGAGTTCTACGCAGAAGTCATTTTTGTCAATGCCAGTGCTTTGAATACCAATTTAATTTTGCTGAATTCTACTTCCAGTCGCTTTCCCAATGGTCTTGGCAATGACAGTGGTGTGCTAGGCAAATATGTAGCCTTTCATAATTATCGTGCAGGCATCTCTGCAGAATACGATGGATTGAAGGAATACACCACTGAAGGCAGAAGACCTACTTCAGGTTATTTCCCAAGGTTCAGAAACCTACACAAGCAGGAAACGAACTTCCTTAGAGGCTATGCAGCAGGATTTAGCTCAGGAAGAAGCAGTTACAATGACTATTCGGGCATTGGCGATGACCTGGAGAAATCCATGGCAAAAGCTCCCGAGTATGGTCCTTGGCGCATGGGCTCCCACATGATGGGGGAAACCATTCCTAAAGAAGAAAGTCAGGTAAGCCTGGACTCCGAACTTAAGGATGAATGGGGTATACCACAGCTCAAAATCTCCATGGATTATGACGACAATGATGAGGCCATGATCAAGGATTATTTGGAGCAAATGTCGGAAATGTTTGAAGCAGCAGGTTTCACCAATATCCGTACTAGGGATGACAAACGTGCACCAGGCCTGGACATCCACGAAATGGGAGGCGCCAGAATGGGCAAAGAACCGAAAACATCCGTACTCAATAAATGGAATCAGGTACATGCTTGCCCAAATGTATACGTTACGGATGGTGCCTGCATGACCTCCACCAGTACCCAAAACCCTTCCCTTACTTATATGGCAATTACGGCTAGGGCCGTTGATCATGCAGTGAAGACAAGGGGTAAAAGTTAA
- a CDS encoding lipoprotein signal peptidase — translation MKYWKYFGITLLVIVIDQAVKMMVHYGMDFGTAGQIKVFGDWFKLHYTTNPGMAFGMQLGSEYGKLLLTSFRLVAMFGIGYYLYSLITKKAHPGYIVCIAMILGGAIGNLIDSVFYGVWLGNAPFDSATPWFHGQVVDMFYIDIWEGFVPEWIPIFGGGYTALWPIFNIADASIFVGVGIILIFQKRFFDEENEENGKNEEEDQVQKQFIDEK, via the coding sequence ATGAAATATTGGAAGTATTTTGGCATCACCTTACTGGTGATCGTTATTGATCAGGCAGTGAAGATGATGGTCCATTACGGAATGGATTTTGGAACGGCGGGACAGATCAAAGTTTTTGGTGATTGGTTCAAGTTACATTATACCACCAATCCGGGAATGGCCTTTGGTATGCAGCTAGGTTCCGAATATGGGAAACTTTTGCTGACCAGTTTTCGCTTGGTAGCCATGTTTGGTATAGGTTATTATTTGTATTCCCTCATCACTAAAAAAGCACATCCCGGATACATTGTATGTATTGCCATGATACTCGGTGGAGCAATAGGCAATCTTATAGACAGTGTGTTTTATGGTGTGTGGCTTGGAAATGCCCCTTTTGATTCGGCTACGCCTTGGTTTCATGGACAGGTAGTCGACATGTTTTACATTGACATTTGGGAAGGCTTTGTACCGGAGTGGATTCCAATCTTTGGTGGAGGCTACACAGCCCTATGGCCAATATTCAATATAGCCGATGCTTCCATTTTTGTAGGTGTAGGCATCATCCTTATTTTCCAGAAGCGTTTCTTTGATGAAGAGAATGAGGAAAATGGAAAAAATGAGGAAGAAGACCAGGTTCAAAAACAGTTTATTGACGAGAAGTAA